In Nocardia asteroides, the following proteins share a genomic window:
- the scpB gene encoding SMC-Scp complex subunit ScpB, which yields MTETVAEFTSEPLDEAELRAALEAMLLVVDAPAPVEQLAAALDDTAERVQATLRTMSAELTARGSGIDLRFVGDGWRFYTRQEYAPYVERVLLDGARTKLTRAALETLAVIAYRQPVTRTRVSAVRGVNVDGVMRTLLARGLITEAGQDSDTNGTLYRTTELFLERIGLASLGDLPPLAPLLPGVDLIDEISESLETDPRFTRLQKPAESDMDLGTDD from the coding sequence ATGACCGAGACAGTGGCGGAGTTCACGTCCGAGCCGTTGGACGAGGCCGAATTGCGCGCGGCGCTCGAGGCGATGCTGCTCGTCGTCGACGCTCCCGCGCCGGTAGAACAGCTGGCCGCGGCGCTGGACGACACCGCGGAGCGGGTCCAGGCCACGCTGCGGACGATGTCGGCGGAGCTGACCGCCCGGGGCAGCGGCATCGACCTGCGTTTCGTCGGCGACGGCTGGCGCTTCTATACTCGACAGGAGTACGCGCCCTATGTCGAGCGTGTACTGCTCGACGGGGCCCGGACGAAGCTCACCCGGGCCGCCTTGGAGACCTTGGCGGTGATCGCCTACCGCCAGCCGGTGACCCGGACCAGGGTCAGCGCGGTCCGCGGGGTGAACGTCGACGGAGTGATGCGCACACTGCTGGCCAGAGGCCTGATCACGGAAGCGGGTCAGGACTCCGACACCAACGGCACGCTGTACCGCACCACCGAGTTGTTCCTCGAACGGATCGGGCTCGCCTCCCTCGGCGACCTGCCACCGCTGGCGCCGCTGCTTCCCGGCGTCGACCTGATCGACGAGATCAGCGAGAGCCTGGAGACCGATCCACGGTTCACCAGGCTGCAGAAACCGGCCGAGTCCGACATGGACCTCGGCACCGACGATTGA
- a CDS encoding NUDIX domain-containing protein: protein MSQPGSHTFETVASRVLYSGAIVALRQDQVAMPDGRIAEREVVEHHGAVAVLALDDDGNVVLIRQYRHPIGTRLLELPAGLLDIDGEDPLTAAKRELAEETGLAAAEWAVLVDVALSPGFTDEALRVFFATGLTPTDRPDPEHEEADLELVRMPVAEAVRAALAGEIVNATAVAGVLAYAAAVASGVAMRPADAPWPGQPTAFLRRKAAEAAAPDAPA from the coding sequence GTGAGCCAGCCCGGTAGTCACACCTTCGAGACGGTCGCCAGCCGGGTGCTCTACAGCGGCGCGATCGTGGCCCTGCGCCAGGACCAGGTCGCGATGCCGGACGGGCGGATCGCCGAGCGCGAGGTCGTCGAGCACCACGGCGCGGTCGCGGTGCTGGCGCTCGACGACGACGGCAATGTGGTGCTGATCCGCCAGTACCGGCATCCGATCGGTACCCGGCTGCTGGAACTGCCCGCCGGGCTGCTCGACATCGACGGCGAGGACCCGCTCACCGCGGCCAAGCGCGAGCTGGCCGAGGAGACGGGCTTGGCCGCCGCCGAGTGGGCGGTGCTGGTGGACGTGGCGCTGTCGCCGGGGTTCACCGACGAGGCGCTGCGGGTGTTCTTCGCGACCGGGCTCACGCCGACCGATCGGCCCGATCCCGAGCACGAGGAAGCCGATCTGGAGCTGGTGCGGATGCCGGTCGCCGAGGCGGTCCGGGCGGCGCTGGCCGGGGAGATCGTGAACGCGACCGCGGTCGCGGGCGTCCTCGCCTACGCCGCGGCGGTGGCGAGCGGGGTGGCGATGCGGCCCGCCGACGCGCCGTGGCCGGGTCAGCCGACCGCGTTCCTGCGGCGCAAGGCCGCCGAGGCCGCGGCACCGGACGCACCGGCGTGA
- a CDS encoding segregation and condensation protein A, translating into MIDAVPEVHEAPEHAAPAAENTGFHLRLKNFEGPFDLLLQLISSRKLDVTEVALHQVTDEFIAYTKALTAELAGNTKLRADKILDQTTEFLVVAATLLDLKAARLLPSGEMTDADDLELLDARDLLFARLLQYRAFKQVAELLAELEAAALRRYPRSVALEEQFEGLLPEVTLGVDIAAFAQIAAAAFRPRPVAQVGLAHLHMHTISVAEQAELVLARLKERGPGGWTTFAELVEDCTVPVEIVARFLALLELYRGKTIAFDQPDPLGPLAVSWLGELDPDAEAAALTFEEDYG; encoded by the coding sequence GTGATCGACGCAGTACCCGAGGTGCACGAGGCTCCCGAACACGCGGCTCCCGCCGCCGAGAACACCGGTTTCCACCTGCGGCTGAAGAACTTCGAAGGGCCGTTCGACCTGCTGCTGCAGCTGATCAGCTCGCGCAAGCTGGACGTCACCGAGGTGGCGCTGCATCAGGTCACCGACGAGTTCATCGCCTACACCAAGGCGCTGACCGCCGAACTCGCCGGGAACACCAAGCTGCGCGCCGACAAGATCCTCGACCAGACCACCGAATTCCTCGTCGTCGCCGCGACCCTGCTCGACCTCAAGGCGGCCCGGCTGCTGCCGTCGGGGGAGATGACCGACGCCGACGACCTGGAACTGCTCGACGCCCGTGACCTGCTGTTCGCCCGGCTCCTGCAGTACCGCGCGTTCAAGCAGGTCGCCGAACTGCTCGCCGAACTGGAAGCCGCCGCGCTGCGCCGGTACCCGCGTTCGGTCGCGCTCGAGGAACAGTTCGAGGGACTGCTGCCCGAGGTGACCCTGGGCGTGGACATCGCCGCCTTCGCGCAGATCGCGGCGGCCGCGTTCCGGCCGCGCCCGGTGGCCCAGGTGGGGCTGGCGCACCTGCACATGCACACCATCTCGGTGGCCGAGCAGGCCGAACTGGTGCTGGCCCGGCTCAAGGAACGCGGTCCCGGCGGCTGGACCACCTTCGCCGAACTGGTCGAGGACTGCACGGTGCCGGTGGAGATCGTCGCCCGATTCCTGGCGTTGCTCGAGTTGTACCGCGGCAAGACCATCGCCTTCGACCAGCCCGATCCGCTCGGTCCGCTGGCCGTGAGCTGGCTCGGCGAACTGGATCCCGACGCCGAGGCCGCGGCGTTGACGTTCGAGGAGGACTACGGATGA
- the xerD gene encoding site-specific tyrosine recombinase XerD, with product MLAREIDAYLDHLTVERGAARNTLGAYRRDLARYRNFLDGRGIASLGAVAQGDVAEFTMALRAGGEDHPPLAAGSVARALIAVRGLHRFAAAEGITDTDVAHAVKPPAPGRRLPKALPYDQVLRLLEAAGGEGDAGGADGGPRGLRDRALLELLYSTGARISEMVGLDVDDIDAEQRCVVLRGKGGKQRLVPIGRPALAAVDAYLVRGRPTLAASGKGSAGALFLNARGGRLSRQSAWQVLQTAAERAGIGAAVSPHTLRHSFATHLLDGGADVRVVQELLGHASVTTTQIYTLVTVSTLREVWATAHPRAR from the coding sequence GTGCTGGCGCGGGAGATCGACGCCTACCTCGACCACCTGACGGTCGAGCGCGGAGCCGCGCGCAACACGCTCGGCGCCTACCGGCGTGACCTGGCCCGCTACCGGAACTTCCTCGACGGCCGCGGCATCGCGAGTCTGGGCGCGGTCGCCCAGGGCGATGTCGCGGAGTTCACGATGGCATTGCGGGCAGGCGGCGAGGATCATCCGCCGCTGGCCGCGGGGTCGGTGGCCAGGGCCCTGATCGCAGTGCGTGGGTTACATCGCTTCGCCGCCGCCGAAGGCATCACCGACACCGATGTGGCGCACGCGGTGAAACCGCCCGCGCCGGGGCGGCGACTGCCCAAGGCGCTGCCCTACGACCAGGTGCTGCGGCTGCTGGAAGCGGCCGGCGGCGAGGGTGACGCGGGCGGGGCCGACGGCGGACCTCGCGGTCTGCGGGACCGGGCGCTGCTGGAACTGCTGTACTCCACCGGCGCGCGCATCTCCGAGATGGTCGGGCTCGACGTCGACGACATCGACGCCGAGCAGCGCTGTGTGGTGCTGCGCGGCAAGGGCGGCAAACAGCGGCTCGTCCCGATCGGGCGGCCCGCGCTCGCCGCCGTCGACGCCTACCTGGTGCGCGGTCGGCCGACGCTGGCCGCGAGCGGAAAGGGTTCGGCCGGTGCGCTGTTCCTCAACGCGCGCGGCGGCAGGCTGTCGCGGCAGAGCGCCTGGCAGGTGCTGCAGACCGCGGCCGAACGGGCCGGGATCGGAGCCGCGGTGTCACCGCACACCCTGCGGCACTCCTTCGCCACGCACCTGCTCGACGGCGGCGCCGACGTGCGCGTGGTGCAGGAACTGCTCGGCCACGCCTCGGTGACGACCACCCAGATCTACACCCTGGTGACGGTGAGCACGCTGCGCGAAGTATGGGCGACCGCGCATCCGCGAGCCAGGTGA
- a CDS encoding ParA family protein: MGPTGRPLRLVPEPPQVQRHGDALVVAMCNQKGGVGKTTSTINLGAALAEYGRRVLLVDLDPQGALSAGLGVAHHDLDLTVHNLLIGGKATVDDVLQTTKVEGMDLLPSNIDLSAAEIQLVNEVGREQSLGRALAAVRDRYDYILIDCQPSLGLLTVNALACSDGVIIPMECEYFSLRGLALLNDTVEKVRDRLNPRLSLYGIVVTMFDSRLLHSRQVMSRVVEVFGDLVYDTAISRTVRFPDASVAGEPITTWAPKSAGAESYRAMAREVIHRSGR, translated from the coding sequence ATGGGCCCGACCGGGCGCCCGCTGCGACTGGTACCCGAGCCGCCGCAGGTGCAGCGTCACGGTGACGCGCTCGTGGTGGCCATGTGCAACCAGAAGGGCGGGGTCGGCAAGACCACCTCGACCATCAATCTCGGTGCCGCGCTGGCCGAATACGGCCGCCGCGTGCTGCTCGTCGACCTCGATCCGCAGGGCGCGCTCTCGGCCGGTCTCGGAGTGGCCCACCACGACCTCGACCTCACCGTGCACAACCTGCTGATCGGCGGCAAGGCCACCGTCGACGACGTGCTGCAGACCACCAAGGTCGAGGGCATGGACCTGCTGCCCAGCAACATCGATCTGTCCGCGGCCGAGATCCAGCTGGTCAACGAGGTGGGCCGGGAACAGTCCCTGGGCCGGGCGCTCGCGGCGGTGCGCGATCGATACGACTACATCCTCATCGACTGCCAGCCCTCGCTCGGGCTGCTCACCGTCAACGCGCTGGCCTGCTCCGACGGGGTGATCATCCCGATGGAGTGCGAGTATTTCTCGCTGCGTGGCCTGGCGCTGCTCAACGACACCGTCGAGAAGGTGCGCGACCGGCTCAACCCGCGCCTGAGCCTGTACGGCATCGTGGTCACCATGTTCGACTCCCGGCTGCTGCATTCCCGCCAGGTGATGTCGCGTGTGGTCGAGGTCTTCGGTGACCTCGTCTACGACACCGCCATCTCGCGCACCGTGCGCTTTCCCGACGCCAGCGTCGCGGGCGAGCCGATCACCACGTGGGCGCCGAAATCGGCGGGCGCCGAGTCGTATCGGGCGATGGCACGCGAAGTCATCCACCGGTCTGGCCGGTGA